The stretch of DNA CGGAGACGAACCGCTGCACGATAGTGGTGACGGACTGATCCCGTAGATCGGCCCGTGACGGACTGATCCCGTAGATTCCGCCCGCCGGTCGGTCGGCCCCCGTGCCCCGATGCCCCGGGAGGCCCGCTGCCCTGGGAGGCCCGACGTCCCGGGAGGCCCGTCGCCCTGGGGCGGCCCGCCCTCCGTGACCGGTGAACGTCACAGCAGGCGCTGCAACATCCCCCGCCGTACGGCCAGTTCGTCCGGGTCGAGTGAACCGAACTCGTCCCGCAGGGCCTGAGCGACGACAGGCGTCCGTCCCCTTCCACCTCGACATCGATCTCGACGCCCTCGTGCCGTGCGGCCATGAGCCGTAGCCGTAGCCGTAGCCGTAGCCGTAGCCGTAGCCGTAGCCGTAGCCGTAGCCGTAGTCGTCGACCGGCCGGATGTCCGGTGAGCCGCACGCCCTCCCCGTACGTATGGTCTGTTGACTGGCCTGTTGAGGGATCAACATCATGTGAGAGGCGACGGCTCGCTATGACGAACAGTTCGCAGACGGACCCCTACCTCGGCCGCGGTGGGCGCGGCGGCGGACTGCGGGACTCCGCCACGCGCTACGCCCTGCTCCCGCTCCGCGTCTTCCTCGGAGTGACCTTCATCTACGCGGGTCTGGACAAGCTCACCGACAGCTCCTTCATGTCCGCCTCCGGCGCCGGATCGATCGGCGAGATGATGCACGGGGCCAGGGACAGCTCGGCCATTCCCGCCCTGGTGGACCTGGCCCTCAAGAGCCCCGCCGGCTTCGGCTACGCCATCGCCCTGGGTGAACTGGCCGTGGGCCTCGGCGTGCTCTTCGGGCTGCTCACCAGGGTGGCCGCCGTGGGCGGCGCCCTCATCTCCCTCAGCCTCTGGTCCACCGTGAGCTGGGCGACCAGCCCCTACTACTACGGCAACGACCTCATCTACCTCATGGCGTGGCTCCCCCTCGTGCTGGCCGGCGCGTCCTACTGGTCCCTGGACAGCCTCCTGGCCCACCGCCGTCGCCGCTCCGGCGGCCGGAACACCCTCTGAGAGCACCCGGCTCACGTACGCGGTGGTCCCTGCGTACGTGTCAGCGAGCCCTACGTGTCCCGTACGTCAGAAGGAGCGGGAACACCCTTCCGTCCGCGTCGGCGCGATCCGCGTCGTACGGCGAGTCCGACGACCGCCGCCGTCGCCGCGCAGATCAGCCCGAAGCCCATGAGGGGGAACGCCACGAACCACGGGGCCTCCCAGGCGCCGCCCGCGTCACCGGCGTAGACGAGCCCGGTGAGTACGGAGAAGAGGCCCGCCACCAGCTTTCCCGGATGGAACTCATGACGTGGCACGGGCCACCTCCACCTGTCCTACGCCGACGTGCATCCGCAGCGTCAGCGTGCCGCCGTCGGTGTGGCCTTTCTCCGGGGAGAGAGTCACCTTGCGCTCCTGTCGAGGGGAGATGTCCACGTCGTCCTTGGCCTCGTCGGGCAGGCGGATGTCGCCCATTCCCACGTCGGCTGTCAGGCGCACCGTCACATCGGCGGGGACGATGACCTTGATCTGTCCCGCGCCCACCTCGGCGCGGGTGGTCAGCGCGGCGCCCTTCTTCAGGGACACGTCACTCAGATCCAGCGTGCCGATGCCGGAACCCAGGCTGTAGCCGGGGCGTACCGAACTCGCCGTCGTGGGCCGCCAGTCGGTGCGTACCCAGTCCTTGCTCACCTGGTCGGGCAGCGCGGCCGCCCCCGCGAGCAGCGCCGCCGTGAGGAGCGTGAGCACCAGTGAGCCGAAACCGGTGCGGCCCAGGAAGGCGCTCACGGCCAGCCCGATGCCGAAGACGGCGAGCGCGCAGGCGAGCCCCGTCTGCAGGCTCGTGCCCAGTGGCTGCGCGTTCCAGGTCAGGCCGGTACCGATGCCGCCCACCAGCAGCGCGGCGAGGGTGACCCGCCCGCCGATCCCGCGCGACCCGCGACGGCGCGCGGCCGCGGCGGCCTCCCAGCCCCTGCCCCCACCGGCGAGAGGGGCGGCGCGGGCCCCGGCCCGTGCGTCGGCCCGGCCGCCCGCCGCCGTGTCCTGGATGTCGAACTCCGCCGGCCCCCAGAAGTACCCCGTGCCCCCCACGTGCGTACCGTCCTTCAGAATCGGATCGCGCCACCACGAAGGTCCGGCCGGAACCGGCGGTGCCTGCGCCTCGGGCGGCGCGTCCGCCACGGTCTGTGCCGCGACGGGGTCGAAGGCCGCCGTCTCGCGCTGCTGCGACCAGTACCCCGCTCCCGCCGTGAGCAGGGTCAGGACCGCCGCGAACGTCAGTACGTCGGCGTTGTTCAGCATCGAGAGGAAGAGTCCGCAGCCCACCAGCGCGCAGAGCACAGCGGTGAGCGCCGAGCCCTCGACCCGGCCCGAGAGCAGCCTGCGCCCCTCGCTCTCCTCCTCTCTCCCTGTCCCGTCCACTCCGTCGAAGGGGACGAGGAGCCACGCGAAGCCGTAGAAGATCAGCCCGAGCCCGCCCGTGACCGACAGGACGGCGAGGATGATCCTGAAGATCACCGGGTCCATGTCGCAGCGCCTGCCGAGACCGGCGCACACCCCGGCCAGCATCTTGTGGGACCGGTCGCGCCGGAACACGCGGGACGCGGGCGGGCAGCCCGCTGCCCCGTCGTCCGGCTGCCCGGCCGACGCGGCGGGCTGGTGGTCTGTCATGGCTCCATGGTGCAGGGCGGGGGCTCGCCACTCCATTCGGGAAAACCCTGGTGAAACCCTGAGATCGGCCCCGGGTACGGCCGGGCGCGAGTGCCGGGGCCCGCACCCGGCGTGGAGAGGCCGCCGACACCGGGCGTGGGTACGGGGCGCCGGCACCGGGTGTGAGTACCGCGTGCGGTCACCGGGCGTAAGTGCCGCGGTACCGCGTGCGGGCACCAGGCACAAGCACCGGCGCGTACAGGGCAGGGCCCCCGCACGGCGCCGGGATCAGGGAAACCCTGGGGGACAACCCTGATGCCGCCTGGGCCCCTCGCGTGTGACGATCGGAGCATGTCAGAAGCCGCGCCGGTGCCCATCGCAGACGAGCGGCCTCCGCGCAAGCTCTACCGCAGTGGTGACGGCCGCTGGCTCGGGGGCGTGGCACGGGGGCTCGCGGGCCACCTCGGGCTGCCCGTCGTCTGGGTGCGGTTGATCTTCCTCGGGCTCTTCATGGCCAACGGCCTCGGCGCCCTGCTGTACGCGGCCTTCTGGTTCTTCGTGCCGCTCGGAGTGGGCGGGGTCGGCGCGGGTTCGTACGGCTCCGGGGAGAGCGGCACCACCGCGAGCCCCGCCCCTGTCTTCGGAAGACGCGGCCGGGGCGGGCGCCGGGTGGACAAGGGCCAGATCGTCGCCCTGCTGGCGATGGTGATCGTCGCGATGATCTTCGTCGGCAGCGTCAACCTCGGTGGGCCCGCCCGCGCCTACCTGCTGCCGGGCCTGCTCGTCGGGGCGGGTGTCGCTCTCGTCTGGCGCCAGGCGGACAACGCGCGCCGAGCCCGCTGGGTGGAGGTGGGCCGCCGCAGGCACGTACTGAACCTCGCCAGGTCCGGCGCGGGCGTACTGCTCGTCGGCACGGGAGTCACCGGCATCTTCGTGCTTCAGGGCTCGGCGCAGCACCTCGGCTCCGTCCTCCAGGCCGCGCTCGCCGTCGTCGTGGGGATAGCGCTGCTCGCGGGCCCCTACCTCATACGCATGACACAGGACCTGTCGCAGGAGCGGCTGATGCGTATCCGCGCCCAGGAACGCGCCGAGGTCGCCGCCCACGTACACGACTCGGTACTGCACACCCTGACCTTGATCCAGCGCAACGCCGACAACGGCGGCGAGGTGCGCAGACTCGCGCGGGCCCAGGAACGCGACCTGCGCAACTGGCTCTACAAGCCCGAGGGCACAGGCAAGGACGAGGACGACGAACCGACGGAGCTCGCCGAGTCGGTACGGCGGGCCGCAGCCGAGGTCGAGGACAAGCACGGGGTGCCCATCGAGGTCGTGGTCGTCGGCGACTGCCCGCTCGACGACAAGCTCGTCGCGCAGATGCAGGCCGCGAGGGAGGCGATGGTGAACGCCGCCAAGTACGGTGGCGAGGGCGGCGCGGTGCAGGTCTTCGCGGAAGTCGATGAGGCCAAGGTTTTCGTCTCCGTACGGGACCGGGGCCCCGGATTCGACCTCGACGAAGTGCCTGACGACCGCATGGGCGTGCGGGAATCGATCATCGGCCGCATGCAGCGCAACGG from Streptomyces tsukubensis encodes:
- a CDS encoding PspC domain-containing protein, which produces MTDHQPAASAGQPDDGAAGCPPASRVFRRDRSHKMLAGVCAGLGRRCDMDPVIFRIILAVLSVTGGLGLIFYGFAWLLVPFDGVDGTGREEESEGRRLLSGRVEGSALTAVLCALVGCGLFLSMLNNADVLTFAAVLTLLTAGAGYWSQQRETAAFDPVAAQTVADAPPEAQAPPVPAGPSWWRDPILKDGTHVGGTGYFWGPAEFDIQDTAAGGRADARAGARAAPLAGGGRGWEAAAAARRRGSRGIGGRVTLAALLVGGIGTGLTWNAQPLGTSLQTGLACALAVFGIGLAVSAFLGRTGFGSLVLTLLTAALLAGAAALPDQVSKDWVRTDWRPTTASSVRPGYSLGSGIGTLDLSDVSLKKGAALTTRAEVGAGQIKVIVPADVTVRLTADVGMGDIRLPDEAKDDVDISPRQERKVTLSPEKGHTDGGTLTLRMHVGVGQVEVARATS
- a CDS encoding DoxX family protein, with the translated sequence MTNSSQTDPYLGRGGRGGGLRDSATRYALLPLRVFLGVTFIYAGLDKLTDSSFMSASGAGSIGEMMHGARDSSAIPALVDLALKSPAGFGYAIALGELAVGLGVLFGLLTRVAAVGGALISLSLWSTVSWATSPYYYGNDLIYLMAWLPLVLAGASYWSLDSLLAHRRRRSGGRNTL
- a CDS encoding ATP-binding protein, which encodes MSEAAPVPIADERPPRKLYRSGDGRWLGGVARGLAGHLGLPVVWVRLIFLGLFMANGLGALLYAAFWFFVPLGVGGVGAGSYGSGESGTTASPAPVFGRRGRGGRRVDKGQIVALLAMVIVAMIFVGSVNLGGPARAYLLPGLLVGAGVALVWRQADNARRARWVEVGRRRHVLNLARSGAGVLLVGTGVTGIFVLQGSAQHLGSVLQAALAVVVGIALLAGPYLIRMTQDLSQERLMRIRAQERAEVAAHVHDSVLHTLTLIQRNADNGGEVRRLARAQERDLRNWLYKPEGTGKDEDDEPTELAESVRRAAAEVEDKHGVPIEVVVVGDCPLDDKLVAQMQAAREAMVNAAKYGGEGGAVQVFAEVDEAKVFVSVRDRGPGFDLDEVPDDRMGVRESIIGRMQRNGGTARLRPAPGGGTEVELEMERAAT